In the Cannabis sativa cultivar Pink pepper isolate KNU-18-1 unplaced genomic scaffold, ASM2916894v1 Contig1, whole genome shotgun sequence genome, one interval contains:
- the LOC133032908 gene encoding elongation factor 1-beta 2-like, whose translation MAVTFTDLHTEEGLKSLDQYLSSKTYISGDALTKDDIKVYAAVAAKPGDSYPNACRWYESVSSQLASSFPGKAVGVGIGGKGAPVEEPKKDAPVEEDDDDLDLFGDETEEDKKAAEEREAAKKASSKKKESGKSSILMDVKPWDDETDMKKLEEAVRSVEMPGLLWGASKLVPVGYGIKKLQIMLTIVDDLVSPDNIIEDYLTAEPANEYIQSCDIVAFNKI comes from the exons ATGGCTGTCACCTTCACAGATCTCCACACCGAAGAGGGACTCAAATCCCTTGATCAATATCTCTCCAGCAAAACCTACATCTCTGG AGATGCATTGACAAAGGACGACATTAAGGTGTACGCAGCCGTGGCTGCAAAGCCCGGGGATTCTTATCCTAATGCTTGCAGGTGGTACGAAAGCGTTTCTTCACAGCTTGCTTCCAG CTTTCCGGGCAAAGCTGTTGGTGTTGGAATCGGTGGCAAAGGTGCTCCTGTAGAAGAACCTAAGAAG GATGCTCCTGTTGAAGAGGATGACGATGACCTTGACCTCTTTGGTGATGAGACAGAGGAGGACAAGAAGGCCGCTGAGGAGAGGGAGGCTGCTAAAAAGGCTTCTTCTAAGAAGAAAGAGA GTGGAAAATCTTCTATTCTGATGGATGTGAAGCCTTGGGATGATGAGACAGACATGAAAAAGCTAGAAGAAGCTGTTAGGAGTGTTGAGATGCCTGGTCTATTGTGGGGAGCAT CGAAATTGGTTCCCGTTGGTTATGGTATAAAGAAGCTTCAGATTATGCTTACAATTGTCGATGATCTCGTGTCTCCCGACAACATCATCGAGGACTATCTTACTGCCGAGCCTGCTAATGAATACATCCAGAGCTGTGATATCGTTGCCTTCAACAAGATTTAA
- the LOC133032996 gene encoding sm-like protein LSM36B, with amino-acid sequence MSGAGEKGSTATKTPADFLKSIRGRPVVVKLNSGVDYRGILACLDGYMNIAMEQTEEYVNGQLKNKYGDAFIRGNNVLYISTSKRTLADGA; translated from the exons ATGAGTGGAGCAGGAGAGAAAGGGTCAACAGCCACAAAAACGCCAGCTGATTTTCTTAAATCAATTCGGGGACGACCTGTTGTCGTGAAACTCAATTCTGGAGTTGACTACAGAG GTATCCTAGCTTGTCTGGATGGGTATATGAATATTGCAATGGAACAAACAGAGGAGTATGTCAATGGTCAACTGAAAAACAAATATGGTGATGCATTTATTCGTGGAAACAACG TTCTTTACATCAGTACATCAAAGAGGACTTTAGCTGATGGGGCTtag